Genomic DNA from Theropithecus gelada isolate Dixy chromosome 1, Tgel_1.0, whole genome shotgun sequence:
actctgtgtatgtgtgtgtgtgcgcacatgcgCGTGAACGTATAGGCAAGGACTGGGGGGACAGAAGAGCAGAGATcgagaatgaaggaatgaatgaatgtgaaggaACGTGGAAAAGCCGGCTCTGCACCAGGAAATAAAAACCGGTCATctcagtcaggcgtggtggctcacgcctgtaatcccagcactttgggaggccaagtcgggcagatcatgaggtcaggagttcgagaccagcctgaccaacatggtgaaacctgtctctactaaaaatacaaaaattagccgggcatggtggtacgcgcctgtaatccctgctactcaggaggctgaggcaggagaatcacttgaacctgggaggcgctactcaggaggctgaggcaggagaatcacttgaacctgggaggtggaggttgcagtgagccaaaatcgtgccattgcactccagcctgggcgacagagtaagatgccgtctcaaaaaccaaacaaacaaacaaacaaagcaaaaaaacccaCTCGTctctggatggaactggaggtgaTTCTTTCTCCGCACTGTAACTTCTCCAGACATTCTGATTCtctagtgtaaaaaaaaaaaaaaccaataaacgATTGCATACCGTGACCACACAAGTCACAATGGGGCTGACCAGGAAGGGACCATAGCACACATTGAATCACACAATCCCCAAAACAACTCTCCACCTCCTGTCCCTGCCCCCATATCCCACCTTTACCTGGACTCAGACTCCCAAAACTCACTTTCCTCCTAGTCCTCCCTCCAACTCCTCAGACCTTGGTCCTCCCTCTTCTGCTCCTCCCTGTTCTCCTGGGTAAACCTCACACCCCTTGGAAAGAGTCTTCCAGCAAGGCTGAGCCCCAGCACTCCTAGAACCTCCCATATCCCCACTCATAAGGgtaaataaaacatttccattgcTTCATAAAGGGAAGGCAGGTGCCCCTCTCTCCCTTAGCATGCCTGTTTGGTCTGGAATGAGACAGCCCAGTGTCCACATTTTACAAGACACAGTCACGGTCTGATGGCCCCTAGACTGTCATCAGACCTCCAAACCTAACTCAAAGGCCTCTTACTGTGTGCAAACCAGCACAAGCTGCCTCTCCTTTCTCTGCGAGAGATGAGTGGTTCTAACTGCTCCTCCTTCCGTCTCCCTGTCAAGATGCCTGGGAAATGCTGCCCAGACTCTGCACTCTCTCACAGAGCGCCTATGCGCACACAGCCTGCCAGGCTTCACGGGCAATAAATCTGCTATCTTCCCCTCTGCATCCATGTGGGTAGGTCTGAGCTGATTTCTCCAGCACACCAAGACATACATCACATAGGGTCCCCCTTGGCCCCCACTTCTGTGTCCTGGCTGAAAATCACAGAGTACCCTGACCCCTCTGTGCCCCAACCACAGGTTTTCCCCACCAGGCTTCAACTCAATCCAGGACCTTGAACATTTCCAGGCATGGAAGAAAGTATCTAGGTTTACTACAAAGAAAATGACCTTGGCCCTGAGCCAAATTCCTGAAACCTTCCTATAAACTGCATAACCCATCCCTCTTCCAAGAGACAAACCTAGGCAGGACATCCCTTTTCCCTTACTGCCCATCTCGAGGACTGCTGCAGCCCACTCTATATGAAAGTTCCCCTAACAAAAGTTCTAGGCagggcctggcgcagtggttcacacctgtaatctcagcactcagggaggctaaggcaggaggatcgcttgaggctgaagcaggaaaattagtcaagcccaggaggtggaggttgcagtaagctgtgattgcgccactgcacaccctGTCTCCCCCCCAATGCCCCACCAAAAAAACCGCCCTGGGCTCACCATGCATTTAGCACTTCTTTCTTTGGTATCCCAACTGGTCCCACCTGAGGACAGTGTGGGAAACTCCCTTGCCGCCACTTTTGGGGTAACTCCAGTTGTAAGCTCGGCAAAACACTGCTCATGTCACTACTCCAACgtcctcccatttcagccccGCTCATGTGTACACAGCCCCAAATGCCTACCCACACTCCCACCACACCTTCATTTCACACCCTCCCTCATTCCCCACCATCTTCTCCAGACACCCGTCATCCCCTGGGGCCCCTTGCCATGCCCTCCAGGTCCTCTGTGGGCCCCATTCTCCCATCTAGGTTACCCTGCCCCCTCCAGCCCCCTCCACCATTTTCCTCCAGGTCCCCACCATCCTCTCTAGATCCCACTGTCCCCTCCAGGTGCCACTGATCCCTCCAGGTCCCCACTGTCTCCATCCCCTCCAAGTGCTACCGTCCCCTCCAGATCCCCACCGTCCCCTCCAGGTCCCCAATGTCCCCATCTCCTCCAAGTGCCACCGTCCTCTCTAGGTCCCCACCGTCCTCACCAGGTCCCCACTTGTCCCCATCACCTCCAGATCCCACCATCCCCTCCAGGTCCCCACTCTCCCCATCCCCTCCAGATCCCACCATCCCCTGCAGGTCCCCACTCTTCCCATCCCCTCCAGGTCCCAACTCTTTCCATCCACTACAGGTCCCACCGTCCCCTCCAGATCCCCACTGTCTCCATCCCCTCCAAGTGCCACCGTCCTCTCCAGGTCCCCACCGTCCCCTCCAGGACCCTACTATGTCCGCCAGATCCCACCATCCCAGGGCCCCCCAGCTCTCCCTCTGGGTCCCACCATCCCTGGACGCcctcgcaccaccgcactcccaCCCCTAGAACCGCCTCTGTCTCCGCCCCTCTTCCAGCGCAGCCCGCATACTCCCCACCCCCCGGGGATGTGGGAAGGAGGACTCGGGGTGTCAGCCACAGCGCGCGGACTGAGCCGAGGGAGTACGCTACGGCTTGGGCCGGGCCCCAAACAGACCACCGCTGTCGCTCACCTGGGAAAAGCCAGACGTGACCCACAGGCGTTCGCGGCGCCTCTACCCCTCGGCGCCTGCGCAGTGAAGACCGCGGCGAGCCGCGCGCATGCGTGTAGGGCCGAAGGCCCAGGGGCTGGTCGGGCGGAAACGCGGCGCTCTCTGTCTTCTGGTTTCCAGGCTGGTCCTTACCGTTTCCGCTCCGGCGGAAGTGAGGAGGAGGGTCCTTAGACCCGTGCGGAGCTGGATGGACCGCGAGACGCTCGCCCTTGCTGACCGCCACTTCCGAGGCCTGGGGGGTGGTGTCCCCGGCGTCGGCCAGGCTCCGGGCCGGGTAGCCTTCATCTCGGAGCCGGGCGCCTTCTCCTACGCCGACTTTGTGCGGGGCTTCCTCCTGCCCAACCTGCCCTGCGTGTTCTCCAGCGCCTTCACGCAGGGCTGGGGCAGCCGGCGGCGCTGGGTGACGCCCGCGGGGAGGCCCGACTTCGACCACCTGCTACGGACCTACGGTGGGGCGGTGGGCACAGACCCGGGGCGGGGAGGACAGGCCGGCGGGACCCAGGCCCAGGAGGCATCTGCCTAGAGAGGGGCACCAGGGAGGGTGAGGGGGGCCAGGCGCGTGGCCCTGGAGAGTTCCTCTGCAGACGGTTTGGAGTGAGGACGGGGCCCAGGGAGATGGCATGGACCGTCCCTGACTTTCATTTCAGGAGACGTGGTTGTACCAGTTGCAAACTGTGGGGTCCAAGAATACAACTCGAACCCCAAAGAGCACATGCCTCTCAGAGACTACATCACCTACTGGAAAGAGTACATCGAGGGGGGCTACTCCTCTCCCAGGGGCTGTCTCTACCTCAAAGACTGGCACCTGTGCAGGTAATGGGGTTTGGGACGCACCGAGGCGCTGCCTTCCCTAGCGCTGCGGGAACCCAGAGGCCTTTCTGATGAAGGTGGCCCCTGGCTGCACAAAAAGGAGCTATTTTTCCCCATGAGGCACTTTAATCTGTTTAAAAGAAACTGGATTGTCTTCCGCATGGCTGCAAGTGTTCTTCTTCGGGAGATcagtatgttttttttctttttttctttttttttttgagatagatcccctcagcctccctagtagccgggattacaggcatgcacctccacacccggctaatttttttttttttttgagagactatgtttcgccatattgcccaggctgttcttgaactcctgagctcaagtgatgcatccacctcagcatctcaaagcactgggattataggcatgatcagTACTTTTTCATAAGCAGAACCATTGTGGTCAgactgcccccaccccactcccccaccAGCAGCTGGCTCAGAGTAGGTGCTGGGGCTCTTTGGGGGCTGCAGCCATCTGAAAGCTCCACTGAAGCCAAGTGATCTCAGTTGCCCCACTCATGCTGCCCTAGTCCTCGTGCCTCACGTGCTGTCGGTGGTGCCCTTGCGCCCTCCTCACAGGGACTTCCCGGTGGAGGACGTTTTCACCCTGCCTGTGTACTTCTCATCCGACTGGCTGAATGAGTTCTGGGACGCACTGGATGTGGATGACTACCGCTTTGTCTACGCAGGGCCTGCAGGCAGCTGGTGAGgccacagatgtggaacccaaAGGGACCCGGTGACGGAGCAGACCGGGAGGCTCAGGGTGGCAGGAGGGGTCTGCTTGGCACAGGCTTCACAGTGGGTGCCATTCCTTGAGACCAAGGGGCCACCCCTCCTTCAGCTGGACCAGGCCTCTGGGGTGCCAGACAAAGCCCATACCAGCCCCTACGGGCACGAACCAGGCGCTCTTGCTGCTGCAGGTCCCCGTTCCATGCTGACATCTTCCGCTCCTTCAGCTGGTCTGTCAATGTCTGTGGGAGGAAGAAGTGGCTCCTCTTCCCCCCAGGGCAGGAAGAGGCCCTGCGGGACCGCCACGGCAACCTGCCCTATGACGTGACCTCCCCGGCACTCTGCGATACGCACCTGCACCCGCGGAGCCAGCTTGCGGGCCCACCCTTGGAGATCACGCAGGAGGCGGGCGAGATGGTGTTTGTGCCCAGTGGCTGGCACCACCAGGTGCACAACCTGGTAATGTGCTGCTCTCCTGCCCCCTATCAGGGGCTTTCCTGCAGGAAGACGGCAGCACCACCTACCCACTCTCCCAGCCAGAGTGGGGCTGGAATGGGGTGGCTCATGGGTGAGGCTGACCCTTACACAAGGTGGTGTCACTGAGGCCTAACCTCTGTTTCACCCTCTCCCGGTCCCTGGGTCTACTTGCTCTGGGTTCACTGGCTGAGGTGGTCCGAGCCCACCACCCACTTCCCTGCTGAGCAAGCCCTGCTGGGAGACAGGAAGGCCTTCTTGGCTGCAGAGGGCTGGACCCCACAGTGGGTTCCTGGTGCAGGAGATGTGGGCTAGTTGGGGGCACCTGCCATGGGCTCAGGCCTGCCTGTACTGTGCCCCTTCCAGGACGACACCATCTCCATCAACCACAACTGGGTCAATGGCTtcaacctggctaacatgtgGCGCTTCCTGCAGCAGGAGCTATGTGCCGTGCAGGAAGAGGTCAGCGAGTGGAGGGACTCCATGCCTGACTGGCACCACCACTGCCAGGTGGAGCAGCTGCGTGTGGAGGCTATCAGTGCCAGGTCCCTGGGAGGCCTGCAGGCTCAGGGCGGGTGTGGCTGTCAGGCCGAGCTGTGGGTAGGTGCCGGCTGTGACTGTGGGACAGCCTGGGCTGAGCCCTGGGGGAGGCTTTCAGGCTGCGTGGCTCAGATTCCTTTGGTCACTGCCCGGCTTCTCAGCACCTCTGTCTTATTGGTCCCCTCTTCGTCCTTGGGGACTGGGCGCATGTCAGATCCTTTGCAACTTGGACTGTGTCCATCGTGTCAGCTCACTGGcctcttccctctgcccaggTCATCATGAGGTCCTGCTCGGGCATCAACTTTGAAGAGTTTTACCACTTCCTCAAGGTCATCGCTGAGAAGAGGCTCCTGGTCCTGAGGGAGGCGGCCGCTGAGGACGGTGGTGGGTTGGGCTTCGAACAGGCAGCCTTTGATGCTGGACGCATCACAGAGGTGCTGGCCTCCTTGGTTGCACACCCCAACTTCCAGAGAGTGGACACCAGCGCGTTCTCAGTGCGGCCCAAAGAGCTGCTGCAGCAGCTGAGGGAGGCTGTTGATGCCGCTGTGGCCCCATAGCACCTGTCTTGAGGACAGAAGGATGGGTGGATGAGAGGCAGCCTCCTGCTCCAGGGCCCTTCCAGAAATAAAGACTGCCCTCCCTGTGACCTGGGGCCCATCCCTGTTGAGGCTCGTGGCCTGCCTGTCCATGGCCACTGCCTGGGTGCCTGTTTTCAGGTGAGGCCCAATGAGGTCAGGGACCCAAGAAGGGATGTGGCCTTTCTGACCTGCAGCAGGCCTGCTGGGAGCTTGGAGATGGCGCCATGACCTGGCTCTTTTGGGGGCCCTGCCTCCTTAGGCCAGGATGCCTGAGCTGACAGGAGTCTGTGTCTGATGTGCCTTCTCTGGAGGCTCCTCTCAGCCCAGTCCCCTCGTCTCAGGCCATTGGGCCACCCCTGGCTCTGCCCTGTGGGCTCAGGAAGAGGTTGGAGCAGCGCTGGGCAAGCTCACCAGGGCCTCCAGGCAGGACTGGGTTGGCCTCCATCACCTCCAGGTGATGGGCTGTGGAGCCAGTGGCCAGGGCCTTCCTCTGGGTACCCAGAGGggagagctgggctgggctggcctcTGCCACCTCCCTGCCTTTGGAGTAGCCTTCGCAGGGCCTGGAGAGGCCACGGGTGTGGGGGTGGAATCCCATCTGCTGCTGAATCCTCATTTGGGCCTGAGGGGCTGTGCCTGCTGTGCACTCACAGCTGGGTCTTCGCAAGGATGCTGTTCTCAGGAGTGGTGGGTCTCCGGCCCCTCTTCACACTGGGCATGATGGAGGTGTGGGCGGACTCGTCCAGGCCGATCAAGGCACAGCGGTGAGCAGTGGAGGCCTGTCGTGGGGAATGGACTCTCGTGGGATCCTTCTGCAGAGGATGCCCCAGGCCTGAACTCCCTAGTGGATCCACAGTTAGTGGAGACTGGCACTCTGCCAGCCCTGTCCTTGACCCAGAGTGCAGCACTTTTTCAGTTGGCCCCTGGTTGGCTGCCCCACCCCAGGAGGGGAGGAGTCATCTGAATCCGCAGGGATGGCATGTGCCACAGCTGTGTGCATTGCCTGCCCATGGCATCCACTGGGGCTGCTGGCACTTGTATAGGATGGAAGCCCCTAAGAAGGGCCGGGGTTTCTGTCTGCTCTGTTCAGTGAATCATGTGAAGTGCCTGCAAAAGCAGCTTTACACTTTACACAGTAGGTGCTTCGTATGTGTCTGTCCAGTGAATGAGCTCCAGCCACCAATTTTCCAGGGACCTGTATGCTGGGCCCCCCTGCTAGCTCCCAGGGACCCCTGGTCTACACAGAAATGCCCTGAGACATCATCCGGCCTCCTACAGATGGAACTGGCACTGCCCAAACCACAGGTGGCAAAGGTGCTttgtgggggaggagggggaggtagCAAATATGCGTGACTGCAGACTTGCCAGAACCAGGCCCAGGCTGAGTGTGGGCGTAGCACACCCTTTTAGCCCTTCTAGTAACCTCTGAGCTTGGGCCTCTTGGCACCTACCACACAGGCTGAGGCCAAGGGTTGGGGTATGTGCCCTGGGCACTGCCAGCAGGCAGCTGAGGTGCCTCTGCCTGAGCTGGGGCTCCCCTTTGAGCAGCAGGTCCAGCACCTGCAGGGGAGGGGCACCACCAGGTGGTGGGCACCAGGTGTCCTTCAGCTTCTCTCATGATGAGGGCAGCACTGAGGACCCCAGGGCAGCCCCCAATGCGAGCTGGCAGCTCAAGGTAGCACAGGTCGCAGCCCATTACCATCCAGGCTGCGTGCGTGGTCCTGCACTCCTGAACTGTGTGTGAAGACCCTCGTGTTTCTGCAGTCAGGAGGCAGTGCACAGACACTCCCGAGAGCCCTGCTAGCCTCAGTCACTCTTTCTTAAAGCAAGCATTGAGAATCTCAGGCCGGGGCTGTTACAGGTGCAGCAAAGCAGCAAATGCTAGAAGCTCTGTGGGGGAGATAGAGCCCTCCGCAGGGCAACGGCTGAACTGCAGCTGGCATCGATGACTCCATACTCAAAAGACCATGGACTCCTTTTGCCTACCTCACTCCAGgttggcaaaacaaaacaaaaatgctgacACCAGGGCCAGGTGGGTGGTGGGGCAGCCGCTGCGCAGAGTGTGGCTAGACAGCAGTTTGAAGTGTCAGGCTGGATGCCCCTTTCCCAAGTATGCTGCCCTGGGATCCTGTCCAGGGTTGGGGAGGCATGTTGTCAGCACATGTGAGGGTCTTCGCAGAGTGAATCGCACCTCTGCAAGAAGCCTGAAAGGCTGCATCACCCTGAGAACCAGCCTCCTGGAGTGCGAGGTGAGGAGCTGCAGATGTGTGGCAGTTAGGCCCTGCCCTTTGCGTGTCATCCCTATCAAGTGTGAGAAAGGACAGGCAGGCTGCAGCTAACTGGTGCTCCAGAGGAAAGGGGTCAGATAAACAATGCAGATGCTCGACCTAAGGCTACGTGTTTGCTGCACAAAGATGGATATACTTGCAAGTGTGGGGACAATGGCTGTGtaccccaccatgcctgggtgaGGGCGTGCAGTGGCCGAGATTCCTTGGGGAGTGGGACCTGTGGGCCCCCACAGGAAGGCTGGAAAAGTCAGGCCCTGCTGTGGCTGCACAGACTCTAGCCTGGGAGGACACAGAGCAAGGGAGCATGATGGGGCCTATGggtgcctgccctgccctgagcTTGCAATTGTGAGTGGCTGGAATCcatggaggcagagacaggagccCCAAGTCAAGTCGTTGCTGGCTGTGGCGAAGCCAGGTTCTATGCATCCAGAGGGCTGTGGCCTCCAGAGAAGGTGTCTCCCCCAGGGACCAAGACCATCCTCATGCTTGTGCCCTTCTGCCCACTGAGCCAGCAGAAGGGGCAACTCCTTGGCCAGCTACCCTGAAGCCCACATCCCAGGTCTAGGGCATCCCTGATAGCCACATCCAAGGCCACGTCCTACCCTTTGTTCATCCATGCTCCAGAGTGTCAGCCTCAGCCCTGTCCCCCATCCACCACTGTGGGTGGTTGTGGCAGGTAATGGTGCCAGCGTCCCACCCAACTGCAACTACCAGCTGTATCTTGGATCCCCAGGCAGACAGAAGGCAGGCCCTGGTTTCCAAGTCAGTGACTCCTTCCACTGGCGTAGAAGGCTTCGTTTCCAAGCCCTGGCTTCACAGGCTTCCCTCCCACCTGtccagggaaggggagaggggatgTGGGGTGGGGAAAGACATCATCCTCAGAGTTGCAGGGCTGATCCAGGAGACCCTGGCCTAGCCCAGGTGGTCAGTCATGTGGTCAATGCCAATGGCTACGACCTTGGGCCACTAGAGGAGCATGGACAGTCCTTTTCCCTAAGCCCTGGGCCTGAGCTTGGCCAAGGGTAGGGAGCAAGATGTCCAGTGTCCTGTGGTCTGTACCCCCAAACTCAGCAGCCCTGGAGGCAGGAACTCCAGGGACCTGGGCCTCTCCTGCCTGGGGGCTGACCCCAGAAGTCCCCTTCCACAGGCCCCAGTTACCCTCCCACTGCAGGCTCTGACCTACAGGAAAACAGCTGGAGCTGGGCTCCTACCCTGTTCCTCTGggagagccagaccctgtcctgAAGCTAGAGGAAAATCCACGGGTAGAATCCTGCATAAGCACACCCCAAATAGACCCCACCTGGGGCCCCACGCCCCAAACAGACCCTGCCTGGACCTCTGGCCCCGCCTAGGGAGCCGGAGGCCGGTGGATCCTGGCCTTCCTCTGCAGCCTGCCAGCCGCTCCCCTGCAGGAAGGCACCAGAGTGTCCACCCCCGCGGCCCCACTCAGAGATGCGTGCCTGCTCCCATTGGAGGCCTTCGGCCCCAAGGCAGGGCCTGCCTGCTCCCTAGACCGGTCCCCTGGCCTCTGCCCCGTGTCGGGAATCGGGGTCTT
This window encodes:
- the JMJD4 gene encoding jmjC domain-containing protein 4 isoform X1; protein product: MRVGPKAQGLVGRKRGALCLLVSRLVLTVSAPAEVRRRVLRPVRSWMDRETLALADRHFRGLGGGVPGVGQAPGRVAFISEPGAFSYADFVRGFLLPNLPCVFSSAFTQGWGSRRRWVTPAGRPDFDHLLRTYGDVVVPVANCGVQEYNSNPKEHMPLRDYITYWKEYIEGGYSSPRGCLYLKDWHLCRDFPVEDVFTLPVYFSSDWLNEFWDALDVDDYRFVYAGPAGSWSPFHADIFRSFSWSVNVCGRKKWLLFPPGQEEALRDRHGNLPYDVTSPALCDTHLHPRSQLAGPPLEITQEAGEMVFVPSGWHHQVHNLDDTISINHNWVNGFNLANMWRFLQQELCAVQEEVSEWRDSMPDWHHHCQVIMRSCSGINFEEFYHFLKVIAEKRLLVLREAAAEDGGGLGFEQAAFDAGRITEVLASLVAHPNFQRVDTSAFSVRPKELLQQLREAVDAAVAP
- the JMJD4 gene encoding jmjC domain-containing protein 4 isoform X2: MRVGPKAQGLVGRKRGALCLLVSRLVLTVSAPAEVRRRVLRPVRSWMDRETLALADRHFRGLGGGVPGVGQAPGRVAFISEPGAFSYADFVRGFLLPNLPCVFSSAFTQGWGSRRRWVTPAGRPDFDHLLRTYGDVVVPVANCGVQEYNSNPKEHMPLRDYITYWKEYIEGGYSSPRGCLYLKDWHLCRDFPVEDVFTLPVYFSSDWLNEFWDALDVDDYRFVYAGPAGSWSPFHADIFRSFSWSVNVCGRKKWLLFPPGQEEALRDRHGNLPYDVTSPALCDTHLHPRSQLAGPPLEITQEAGEMVFVPSGWHHQVHNLDDTISINHNWVNGFNLANMWRFLQQELCAVQEEVIMRSCSGINFEEFYHFLKVIAEKRLLVLREAAAEDGGGLGFEQAAFDAGRITEVLASLVAHPNFQRVDTSAFSVRPKELLQQLREAVDAAVAP
- the JMJD4 gene encoding jmjC domain-containing protein 4 isoform X3, which gives rise to MRVGPKAQGLVGRKRGALCLLVSRLVLTVSAPAEVRRRVLRPVRSWMDRETLALADRHFRGLGGGVPGVGQAPGRVAFISEPGAFSYADFVRGFLLPNLPCVFSSAFTQGWGSRRRWVTPAGRPDFDHLLRTYGDVVVPVANCGVQEYNSNPKEHMPLRDYITYWKEYIEGGYSSPRGCLYLKDWHLCRDFPVEDVFTLPVYFSSDWLNEFWDALDVDDYRFVYAGPAGSWSPFHADIFRSFSWSVNVCGRKKWLLFPPGQEEALRDRHGNLPYDVTSPALCDTHLHPRSQLAGPPLEITQEAGEMVFVPSGWHHQVHNLQELCAVQEEVSEWRDSMPDWHHHCQVIMRSCSGINFEEFYHFLKVIAEKRLLVLREAAAEDGGGLGFEQAAFDAGRITEVLASLVAHPNFQRVDTSAFSVRPKELLQQLREAVDAAVAP